The following DNA comes from Anastrepha obliqua isolate idAnaObli1 chromosome 1, idAnaObli1_1.0, whole genome shotgun sequence.
aatatttacatacaacttACCGAATAAAAGTGGTAAATTTATGGTTGGATATGCATaaagtccaatgactccgctaAATAACCAAATCACTGCGTGCAGTCGATGCAAAAGCATTTTAGTCTTTTTTGTGGCGTTTGACCTAGAATAAATCAAAACCCGAAGGTacaattatttggttttttagttATTAAGTTGGATTAACTAAATGAGCCCATAACAAGCCAAATATTTTATAGGGCTTATCAAACCTACGTATCAAACTAGCAAATGTTATGTTTATGGAATATCGATTCCCTTTAATAACGCTTCCTTGCAAACAATTTCTACTTATAAATACTTATTGCGGCAATCAATTCAGCTTTATTTCACTTCTTTTAAAAACTTGTATTAGTTAAAGCTTCAGCGGTGACTTGTAGTggctttataataaaattacatttaatcCTTGTAATAAACAACATTTAAAGGATACAATGACCGTCATCGACTGCTAAAGCGCAGTAGTTATTCACAACTTAATCCATTCACACTTACACatctacacacatacctacatcgCTCGGTACACGAGCGCCCATTCTTACAACATATTATGCGCTCGCGTTTCTAAAAATAGCATGAAAACACCAACAAATCGATAttccacaacaaaaacaaatatacaaaaatgtaaagCTAAGGAAGAACAGTGCCAACAACGTGACACGGACGGGGAATGCAATAATGTATTATAGGCAGCCAAAGACCAATAATGCGGCTCATTTCGCAATTGAAAGCATGGGAGGCATAGATTATGATTGGCGCAAGGTGGTTTAATCCACCactaaaataatttgcataagCTGGCCATTACAGtacataattgtttttattatacacTTTATAAATATCATAGTTCTggttaaatataaataagtatatgGGTGTCACAGCGCCCTTGAAAAAAATACTCTTAAAAATAACAGTGTATAACGTAAGCCATATATTGTATAGGCAGAATATCACTTCCGCTTTAAATTTCTCGGAGTGTACGTATTCAACAACATTCTTGCTTTCCAGGTCACCTGTAAAAGTTCAAGGCGACTTTGTCGTTGATCCCTTATAACAAACAAGTCATACAGATTATTTCAAAATgtgtagaaataaaaaaaggtaaatatCTTCTTAAACGGTAGTTTCAAATTGCACATTCACTATTCCTAGACATATCATAGCTTCTCACACACTTGTATTTACTCGTGCACCCAGGATTACATTGATTTATATTTCTTAGCTTTTCAACCACTATACGGAAttctttttaccattttttggtTATTTGCTTCATTTCGCCAATCAATTACATACCACTTAAACTTATGTCAACACGTCCGCTCTGCTTGAAAGTAAAAAACACTTTGTTTGCCATCATCCTTACCCTAAATAGGTTTCCCTGTTAACCGCTTTCCATTGAGCTTTCAAACCACTACAGAAAGCTTTGAAGCTTCAATTGCACATTTGCCAAATAACCAAGGCGaatcttacaaaaacaaaactcatgCATTATCTCTATTGAatagtttctttgtttttacagtacatttgttttattaatattattatttgacaACATGGTAGTTTACTATTAATAATCGTAAATTAACTACATCCAGGGAATGGCTCTGTGCGATTCTTACGGAGCACAAACTGTATTTTGCGATTCATATCTTCATTGTAGATTGCTTTGCATTTCTCAAAGTTTACACGTCGTCGTACCTACAAGAGAAAGTCAatgttttatttacaaatatcccTTTTGTTTTAGTGCGATTTGACTGATATTAACCTGAAATGGTTTCTCATAGAAGCGTGTTCTTCGGAACTGATCGAATATTTCCTCTTTACCCAAAATGCGATTTAGTAGGCGGCATGCTTCCTctacattatttttttgcacCATCACGGTGCGCGCCATGAATTGTACATGCCTCAtcctactatttttattttataatcgtCAAATATATCTACTTTATAACAAATTCTGTAACTTTAATCACTTCGTTTATATCACATTCACAAAATTATTTGCGGCAATTGCGACACAAACAGCTGATTTATTTTCATCCCCTGTCGTGAACAAAACTTGACGACCAGGTGTCGCTTAAATCAATTGTTTAGAGAACGAGCGAACATTATTTTTTGAGGGCGAAATTCGGTTCAATTTCgacaaattttatatatgttggTGGAAAACGCAGACCagggctttaaaaaaataaataaaaacttttaaaaataaaggctAAACTTTCCTTTATTATGTATGAATAAAAGGGGAGGGAGCGTGTCACCTCCCACTATCCTCATCGGAAAATGCAAGGACGGGCCAGTCTAACAATGAAAGTCAAAACATCCTAGGGTTCCTGTATAGTCCTCAGGAAAACCATAAAAATTCCGTTTTTTAATGAACGTATTTGCTAACTGTACAGAAATATcgttgaagaaaaatttataaattaattgttaACCCAGCAGGCAAAAGCCAAggttttataattaataatgtATGTGAAAATGTTGGTTTCccgtaaaatttataatttgtcgCTGCAATTGAACTTCGACTGTGGCGTTTTCACAGCATATTTTCATGTATACGAAATATTCGTAgtggaaaaattacaaaataaaaataggaatTCAAAAGCGATGTGTTTCTTCTAATTTCATTAGCATatgtattaaacatttttagcgCATAAAGGCAGAATaaactattttcttttgctCGAAAATGAACGAAGTACATTGTAcagttttttcgaatgaaaagtTATGCGATAAAATGTTCATGTTAAAATACATCTCGATAATTTTTCCGAACGATATAAAATTGACAGTTCGCATGCGATAGCTTATTGCAAATTGAAATGTGGAGTTAtctcagctacaacaacaacttcatataaataatgaaaaccGATACATTTACACTGCCTTACCGACAAGACACGAAATCGCAATACTATACTTAGTGatgtttaattataaattatcaaTTATACAGCCACAATGTACCGATAggaacaataaattaaattaaataattgtgtAAGTATGGTTCCGATCTGTGCATAATTTTAAGAAACCGAAATCCATATGTCAAAAGATGCCGAGAATGAACAAATCATttaagtgaattaaaaatttatttataacaataatATATGGAAACTATGGGAATAAAACCAGTTCGAGTTCAATTTGACTCCAAGGAAACTAATGATTTGAGTTTGATGAGTGTTTGGTATAATTTCATACTTATCTCAGCTTGGAATCTCACTCTCCATTTTCTATTACGCACTATTTTCAGATGGCATTTACTTGCCTTTGCTTCGTATTGAAAATTTACACTTTCATCATCAGTTTCgttaaagaaataattattttttcagtaagagcgcttcaacttttgaacttttttgaataaaacactaacggtttgacttttttaactaattttttttttttattatcgagtttgaacatatacatttaagtatgaaattcgatttcttttgcatgaccaccgcgtgcacgttttacgaagtccagtcgttgaacccaattttcgaccactcttttgcataaatcggccgaaattccagcaatttcgcgttcaatattggctctgagctcacaaatcgtcgccggcttgttactgtagaccaatgacttcacataaccctaaAATGggatggcttgttaaatggaccgttaaatggccgtaatgcttttaaaggagcagcaacagaacgattattttcataaacacaatttgcaatcgttactcaagtgtgtagcgttccatgatgaaatgtatactaatgaagtttacaaatgacaagcgaaaaataaaaaatattgcgtcgttcgccctccctatcggaaaaaagttgaagcgcacctattgaataaccctatatttgtaatatattttttcaacttttaatttcttcggaatagataaaaaaactttttaagccCAGCAAAACATAGCGGTAGCTAAACTTAAAACATATTCTaagataattaatttttatatataaatttaaggtGAATTCATAAATTATTAGCACAGCTAATGCTTTTCTCGTTGTCGGGGTTTGTATGACCAagtgtttatgttttgttaaCAATCTGATGGCTGGCGAGAGAAActttcactttggaacacaaatTATCGATGTCATTTCCGGACGCTATTATGGAACAATCGTCAGCATAGGGGACCAGTGAAACTTCTTCTGGTGATTGGGAGactttcgagatgtagaagttgaaaagcaagggggaaaggacaccaccctccTGCACACCTTGCTTTATCCTCTTCTGACTAACGAATGCTGACCACTCagatagttcgcggaccacctcttcagtccTGGCACACAGTTGTTTTGCAGTTTCTGCAACCATTAGTGATGTCCATTAGCTCCAGTAGTCATAACATAAGATCCCTAATTGAACCAAGTAAGGTCTATAATTACTAGCATAaggcatatattatatatgtaaaataccttaatgaaataaattaaggaATTCATTCTTTACATACAGAtgtttatgtatatgaatacatatttctttcgaaaacaatggatatttcaaaattaaaaatgtgtgctATCCGACAAgaataaattagatttttatgcgtcatatattatattttcatagaaataaaTGGTCAAAACTATGTGTCATACCGCAAGATACTGAAAGAAGTACCGGTAcaaaagttaagttaagttcatGAAACACGGTAAATAGTAATCGAAAGAGCACTGCATTATCGTCACACACGTTTCTATTCTAGAAGATTCATGCGTCAGTCATTGTTGGTTGTGTGTTGATTTGTTCATTCTGTTCGGGAATTGGTGGGTTCGGTCTTCCACATTTTCTCAGTTGAAAATCCAAATCGCATTCGAGCATTCGAGTGAAGTTTCTTCTCGTCGGTGGTTTATCTTGATCGCAGTGTAACCACGTTTCTATTGTGAGTTTTAAGAAAAGTATTGTGTAAATTATTCTGGAGTTGCTggtatattatttattagaagaaCAGCTGCAAAACAAGAGATTAAAGCATTATATTTACAATTTGTGAAGGCAATTTGTTCTTAAGCTCAGTACTCTAGGAGGAAAGGTTATTAAGAATAGAAAATATCTAATGCTACTGCGTACttacgatatgaagaaaatagaCAAACGCATGATATTGAAAGTAATTCAAGGGCCATTTTAACATGTAATGTAGATTATTGTAAATGTAGGATGTAATTTTCACTGTATACGTACGACTAGTGTAAAAGAAAAGGGATGGAGTGACATTTACTTGGTATAATAAaatcatctacatacatacagggcCCAACATGGCGTCAGGTCAATAGTTCGAAAGTTAAACATGTTGAACTTTGtattatgaaagttttttaatagcttaaaaaatttgcaaatagtAACGGGTAAGCGAATGAAATTTGGCAAAGAAAATCTAATGGTAGACCGAGGCGGTGTCGAAGAAAAATCGATATTACTGCAATAGACTGCAACAATCGGAAGTATGCTCGTAATCCGTCGTTTGGCTTTGTTCGTGTAGTTTTGCTGAATGTGGTTGTTCCTATTCTACTCGTTACTTTGATGTGCATTTTTCTCTTTAACATAAAAAGCAGTTCGTAGTTAGGCACATACTTTCTCGATATTTCGTAAcagcaaatatttgaaaagttcgtctattatttggaaaatatctTGGCGTAGGTGTGTAGGAATACATTTTTGTCTACctggtaaaaacaaaaaaacaaaatggagtGATGATTTCTACCCGCATAGTATTGTCAGgcagaaattaaaagaaatttctattgaaaataaGCAGTCGTTAACCCATGAATAAGTAGTAAATATGAAGTATTCGGGCTTAGTATTTATTTGGACTAGCAATGATACAAATGTGAGGGGTTTTAGTGCAATCTACAATTTTAAGACGGCTAAaggaaaaatggatttattgttTAACGGTGTAGGGAGAAATGCACTTTCCAAAATATCTAGATTTTGGTGATTTGTATATGTACTACATAATTTACAAGAACTGCAACATTGGATTTTTATGTCAAATTCTATTCataaatagaaatattgaagtataaatttttttaacactaaTATAAATCAGAGGAATTTCCAGAAAAACTTGATTTTtcgttctttttcttttttttttctatatataatatatattgctCACTTCGTGTATTTCTCTACACTTTTCAGATCGTacattttcgtttgttttccTTTGGGCAGCTGTGAATCTACTGTTAATTCGATTCATAGGCAATAAAGAATCACGAGAATAATGGTTAAAGAAACTGGTTATTATGACCTGTTGGGTGTGAAGCCCGACGCGACTGGTGATGAGCTAAAGAAGGCATACAGAAAGTTAGCGTTAAAATATCATCCTGACAAGAACCCAAATGAGGGTGAGCGTTTCAAAGCAATTTCACAGGCTTATGAAGTGCTGTCAGATCGCGAGAAACGACAGATCTACGATGAGGGAGGCGAAGCGGCGATCAAAAAAGGCGGTGCTGACTCAGGTGACTTCCGCAGTCCTATGGACTTCTTTGAGAAGTTCTTTGGGCCTGGTTTTGGCGGTGGTGGCCGACGACGTGAACGCCGTGGTAAGGATGTTGTCCATCAGATGTCAGTCCAGCTAGAAGAATTGTACAATGGTGCCACACGAAAATTGGCTCTTCAGAAGAATGTGATTTGCGATAAATGTGAGGGTCGAGGTGGCAAAAAGGGTGCGATTGAGAAATGTATGCAATGCCGCGGTAGTGGTGTAGAAACTCGTGTACAACAGATTGGCCCTGGTCTGGTACAGCATACCGAGCAAGTGTGCCGTAAATGTATGGGTACTGGAGAGATGATATCTGAGAAAGATCGTTGTAAGCAGTGCAATGGTCGAAAAACTGTGAGGGAACGTAAAGTATTGGAAGTACATATAGAGAAAGGAATGCGTGATGGTCAGAAAATTGTATTCAATGGAGAAGGTGATCATGAGCCTGATTCCCAACCTGGCGACATTATCATCTTATTGGATGAGAAAGAACATTCGACATTTGTTCATGCTGGTACTGATCTAATGATGAAAATGCCAATTCAGTTGGTAGAAGCACTTTGCGGTTTTGAACGCGTGATTAAGACTCTAGATGATCGTGATCTTGTAATACGGTCAAAACCTGGTGAGGTAGTCAAGCAGGAAATGACAAAGTGTGTAATggaggaaggtatgccgctgTATAAGAATCCACTGGAGAAAGGTCGCTTGATCATTCAGTTCGAAGTTGTTTTCCCCTCCACTATTCCGTTGACAGTTATCCCCACTCTTGAACAATGTTTGCCCCCAAGACCCGAAGTAACTATACCACTTGATGCAGAGACAGTCGAATTGGTAAGCGCCTACAATGCTGTTATTTTAAAGTCGTATATATTCTGATTATGGTTTTATTAATCTTTCAGGAGGAATTCGATCCTAAGCAGCGCcgtcaacaacaacaccagcgcATGGCATATGAGGAAGATGATCGTGGCTACGAGCAAGGACCCAGAATAGAACAATGTTCTTCAAGTTAAGCGCATACAACAAACATCTCCATCAAACAAATTATGTTTAATCGTTTAACTAACCCTACAAGCCGTGAACATGCAGAAGCACTACAAAACTAGATAAATTTTAATGAGCAAACAAACCAGCCAATGCgcctgcaacaacaataacgtcGAAATAACAAAAAGGATTTACTTATACTTACTGGAGCAATCACTGTATCGTATACGTGTTGGATCGATAATATGTATGATGTGccgttgttttggttttttaaactaCAACTTCGCCAGCATCGCATAAACTTTTGTGAGAACAACTCGCAATATAATTGTTCGGAATGCCCTTTTTTGCGAAAGTATCGACGGAATGTACTACATAAATCGCATTCTTCAAGGCTATTCTATTTAACTATAGACTACAAATTagaaattcaaaagaaattaattatttaaatggtTACTTTAACGGCAAATATACTATAATACTTCAAGagtagttttctttttattgattAATTAATAGTTGGCGAGTATATaatttgttaggtgtttggatgGCTAGCTTCTCTAATTTGCGTTGTatgtcttgatattgttccaaaaATGAGACAAAGGGAGGGGCGTCCAGTTTTATGCAGCCTCCATGACAGATAGttttcgtttccacgacagtcggttctacgttaccgaaacgacccggatttatatccggccaaggactatcactccagcagtaatccccgtatgtaaatatggggaatttttatgctgctacaacaataacagatAGTTTTTTTATCAGAAAGTTTTTctgacagaaatatactcggaggtttatcATTGTCTTCAGAAAAGCATTCACTCTTGGaatacgttctggatattggaGCAGTTTAATTTCGCTCCTACTTAATGAAAATTGTCCTACCCTTAATCAGTGAATTTTCGGTGTGTGAAGGTTCTTTGCTTGATACCAACCGCCTCTTCACATATCCACACATATAGAACTCTCCCCTCGGGTATATGATGATCCCGTCATACAAATTCCCGAAAGACGAAATCgtgccatttatttttatattttgcctgGATACCTTCTGTTTCTACTCAAAATAGCGCATGGAAGATACCTAATAAAATAATGCCAATGCCAATGGAAATGGTGCCTAATACTAGAAGTGTCCAAGGgaagaaaaactattttgtaGTTCGAAAACAAGTATTGCAAAAGACTCAGAAATAGCCATTCCCATGGCTACGTtaccgccccagtaaactatcTCTGACCAGCTGTCATTGAACCCAACCCTTGACCCAAAGTATATTTCTGATGCAAGCAGCGCGACGGGTGGTaccatcttaagacctgctctGGCCTTAAGAGGCATGGGGAATGGCCCAAGACCTGCTCTTGGtacccgcacagtctgttccgtcaGGCCAGAGTACCTCGGAATCTGACATCAAAATGCAATACCTACAATGGCTAGTGCCTTTTTCGGATTGGACACGTGACTACGTTGCCCCTTGCTgtagagctctgcacccgcaaccgccgcCCTCTCTCATCAGGCCGCAAAAACAAGAGGAGAATGCATAGCAGCGCTAACGCAGATAACCTCATGCGTTCCCTCACACCCCGAACAGCGACCGTCATTCCAAGGAGCTTTAAGGTCCTTGAGTTCAACTGCAACGGACGCATGAGCAAGAGTGATGAGATAATCGACTTCATGAGCCGACATGGAATCCCAATAGTTGCGGTTCAGGaaacaaaactgcacgctagctcctACCTGATAACCAGATggggctataacgtgcacagacaagatcgcgagcgagacagtGGTGATGGCCTAGCGTTTATGGTtcaccacacagtgcagtatcgtcttgtGAATGAAGGCATCGACTCCAGGGActgcaccttagaatgtcaatgAATAGCTGTGCGGTCAGGCAATGCCGAGCTTGAAATATTCAAC
Coding sequences within:
- the LOC129252857 gene encoding 28S ribosomal protein S21, mitochondrial, translating into MRHVQFMARTVMVQKNNVEEACRLLNRILGKEEIFDQFRRTRFYEKPFQVRRRVNFEKCKAIYNEDMNRKIQFVLRKNRTEPFPGCS
- the LOC129252930 gene encoding dnaJ homolog subfamily A member 4, which produces MVKETGYYDLLGVKPDATGDELKKAYRKLALKYHPDKNPNEGERFKAISQAYEVLSDREKRQIYDEGGEAAIKKGGADSGDFRSPMDFFEKFFGPGFGGGGRRRERRGKDVVHQMSVQLEELYNGATRKLALQKNVICDKCEGRGGKKGAIEKCMQCRGSGVETRVQQIGPGLVQHTEQVCRKCMGTGEMISEKDRCKQCNGRKTVRERKVLEVHIEKGMRDGQKIVFNGEGDHEPDSQPGDIIILLDEKEHSTFVHAGTDLMMKMPIQLVEALCGFERVIKTLDDRDLVIRSKPGEVVKQEMTKCVMEEGMPLYKNPLEKGRLIIQFEVVFPSTIPLTVIPTLEQCLPPRPEVTIPLDAETVELEEFDPKQRRQQQHQRMAYEEDDRGYEQGPRIEQCSSS